A portion of the Candidatus Eisenbacteria bacterium genome contains these proteins:
- the aroF gene encoding 3-deoxy-7-phosphoheptulonate synthase: MLVLLKPGAAESAVSDVTSRLRMLGLAVHRTDHEGQVRLCAVGEVGRVDWAQAAGWAAIERLEKIPSPFKLVSRAFQPAATLISVGRVTIGSEQLALMAGPCSVESEKQAFTIAAAVARSGATVMRGGAFKPRTSPYSFQGLGEEGLRILRRAADAHGLAVVSEVMDTAQVALMARYADILQIGARNMQNYSLLREVGQLDKPVLLKRGLAATIEEWLMSAEHVMSQGNRQVILCERGIRTFETYTRNTLDLNAIPVVKELSHLPVIVDPSHGTGIRNKVAPMARAAIAAGSDGLMIEVHHDPDHALSDGAQSLYPEQFEELVGQVRTIAGAIGRRV; encoded by the coding sequence ATGCTGGTCCTGCTCAAACCGGGTGCCGCCGAGTCCGCAGTCAGTGACGTGACGTCGCGGCTGCGCATGCTCGGGCTCGCCGTGCATCGTACCGACCATGAAGGCCAGGTGCGCCTGTGCGCGGTCGGCGAGGTGGGGCGGGTCGACTGGGCACAGGCGGCGGGCTGGGCGGCGATCGAACGACTCGAGAAGATCCCGTCGCCCTTCAAGCTGGTGAGCCGCGCGTTTCAGCCCGCGGCGACCTTGATCTCGGTCGGGCGAGTGACGATCGGCAGCGAGCAGCTCGCGCTCATGGCGGGACCCTGTTCGGTCGAAAGCGAGAAGCAGGCGTTCACGATCGCGGCGGCGGTCGCCAGGTCCGGCGCCACGGTGATGCGCGGCGGAGCCTTCAAGCCGCGCACCTCGCCCTACTCGTTCCAGGGGCTCGGCGAGGAGGGACTGCGCATCCTGCGCCGCGCCGCCGATGCGCACGGGCTCGCGGTGGTGAGCGAGGTGATGGACACCGCGCAGGTCGCGCTGATGGCGCGCTACGCCGACATCCTGCAGATCGGCGCTCGCAACATGCAGAACTATTCGCTGTTGCGCGAGGTCGGCCAGCTCGACAAGCCGGTGCTGCTCAAGCGCGGACTCGCCGCAACGATCGAGGAATGGCTGATGTCGGCCGAGCACGTGATGTCGCAGGGCAATCGCCAGGTGATCCTGTGCGAACGCGGCATCCGGACGTTCGAAACCTACACCCGCAACACGCTCGACTTGAACGCGATTCCGGTGGTGAAGGAACTCTCGCACCTGCCGGTGATCGTGGATCCGTCGCACGGTACCGGCATTCGCAACAAGGTTGCGCCCATGGCGCGCGCCGCGATCGCGGCCGGTTCCGATGGTCTGATGATCGAAGTGCATCACGATCCCGATCACGCCCTCTCGGACGGCGCGCAGTCGCTGTACCCCGAGCAGTTCGAGGAACTGGTGGGACAGGTGCGAACCATCGCGGGCGCGATCGGGCGGCGCGTGTGA